CAGGCACGCGACCGACGCCGCGATGCCCAACACCCCGCCGAAGTAGATGGCCTCGTTGCTGTAGACTTTTTCAGGTGCGCGGTGGCGGCGCAGCGTGCCGAACCAGAAGAGCAGGGCGGAGACCGCGGCGCACGCGAGGCTCTTCAGGCCCCACGAGGCGTGGAAGAGGCGCGCGATCAGGTCCATGAGCCACTTGTCGGCCAGCGCGGCGCCGACGGCGATGACGACGCAGGCGATCGCGCCGGCGAACGAGTAGCGCGCGAGCCGGCGCCAGTCGAAGCTCAGCGGCACGATGCGCGCCGACAAATCCTCGGCGAGCGCTGGTGCGATCATTTCCTGGCGCGCCATTTCCTGCAGCGCGTTGCGGACGATGGCGGCTTTGCGCTTCGGGAGACTCAGGCGCGAAGCGGGCGCGGAGGCGGAGGACGAAGAAGTGGCGTCGGGAGGATTCATGGGGCGGGCGGTTCGCCGAGACCCTACCAGAACAAGTGCGCTACAGGTATTCGATAAACCCGATGCCGCACATCGGGTCGCTCAATCCGGTTGCGCGCCCGGTTCTGCCGGCGCGGCGAGGAACGCGTGCAGCTCGGCGGCGAACTTCGGGCCGATGCCTTCGGCTTGCGCGATCTCCTCCGGGGTGGCCGCGCGGAGTCGGTCGATGGAGCCGAAGTGAGCGAGGAGCGCGTTTTTCCGCTTTTCGCCGAGGCCGGGAAAGTCGTCGAGGATGCTCTCGCGGATTTTGCGCGAGCGCAGGTCGGCGTTGTAGGTGTTGGCGAAGCGGTGCGCCTCGTCGCGGAGGCGTTGCAGGATGTTCAGCCCCGGGTGGCCGAGCGGCAGGTTGAGCGGGTCGCGTCCGTCGGGGAAGATGATCGTCTCGTGCTTCTTCGCGAGACCGATCATTTTCGGTGGCGGGCATTCGAGGGCGAGGAACGCCTTCAACGCCGCCGCGATCTGGCCGCGGCCGCCGTCGATGACGACGAGGTCGGGGAACTGCTTCCGCTCCTCGATCAGCCGGCGGTAACGGCGGCCGACGACTTCCTCCATCGCGCGGAAGTCGTCGTTGCCGATGAAGCTCTTGATGGAGAAGCGGCGGTAGTTGTTCTTGTCCGGCACGCCGTCGGCGAAGTGCACCATCGAGGCGACGACGAACGTGCCGCTGATGTGTGAGATGTCGAAGCACTCCATGTGCGCCGGCGGGCCGGGCAGGCTGAGCGCCTCGCCGAGCAGGCGCAGCGCCTCCTCGTTCGGGCGCAGTTGGGTGAGGTCGCGCGTGAACTTGCGGGTTTTCGACAGCGTGCGTTCGAGGGCGAGCACGACGTCGCGGAGTTCGGCGGCTTTCTCGTATTCCTGCTTGGCGGCGCGCGCCTTCATCTCCTCGCGTAGCTCGTCGAGCCATTCGCGGCTCTTGCCGTCGAGGAAGTCGCAGGCTTGCTCCACCCGCGCGCGGTAGTCGGCGGACGTGACTTCGTTGGGCCAGCCGTAGAGTTCGGCGCGGACGTCTTCGTAGAGTTGGTAGCGGCCGTCGGGGAGCTTGATCGGGTGCGCGTCGCCGAGGAGCACGCCGTATTGCTTGCGCATCGTGGCGAGCGTGCGGCGGAGCAGGCCGGAGTGCGCGAACGGCCCGAAGTAGCGCGAGCGGTCCTCCTTGCGGAAGCGCGTGAGCGCGAAGTGCGGCATCTCGTGCTCGAGGTTCACGCGGACGAGGAGGAAGCGTTTGTCGTCGGTGAAGTCCGTGTTGTATTTCGGGCGCCACTGCTTGATCAGCTTGCCCTCGAGCAGCAGCGCCTCGGGCTCGGACTTCACGTCGATGGTCTCGAAGTCGGCGATCATCTCGATCAGCGTGCGAATCTTCGGTTGGTGGCGCAGCTGGCGCGTGCGGCCGGGCTGGAAGTAGGACGAGACGCGCTTTTTCAGGCTCTTGGCCTTGCCGACGTAGATGATGCGGCCGAGCCGGTCCTTCATCAGGTAGACGCCCGGCGTGTCCGGCAGCGCGCGGACCTTCTCGCGGATGGCGTCGATGGAGCGGGATTCGGGCATGTCGGCGTGCGGCGGCTGGATTTTTGGAAATTTAGCGCTACGGTGCGACCTCAGGTCATGGCCGCCTCTCCGTCGAACAATTCCCAGCCCGCCTCGGCTGGCAAATCATCTCCGCGCTTCGAGCTCGTCACGCTCGGCGACGAGTTGCTGCTCGGGCTGACGGCGAACTCCCACCTGACCTGGATCGGCGCGCAGCTCGGCCGGCGCGGCGTGCAACTCGACCGCAACGTCACCATTTCCGACGACGCCGACACGATCGCGCGGCAGTTCCGCGAGAGTTGGGCGCGCGCCGACGTCATCATCACGACCGGCGGCCTCGGGCCCACGTGCGACGATCGCACCCGCGAGGTCGTCGCGGAGGTGTTGGGACAGGAACTCGTGTTCGATCCCGCGCTCATGGCGGCGATCGAGGAGCGGTTCGCGAAATTCAACCGCACTTGCACGCCCAACAACCGCAAGCAGGCCTTCCGGTTTTCGCGCGGTGAAGTTTTCCCGAATCCCAACGGCACCGCGCCCGGGCTCTGGGCGCAGCAGGACGGCAAAGTGCTCGTGATGCTGCCCGGTCCGCCGAACGAGCTGCAGCCCATGTTCACCGATCAGGTGCTGCCGCTGCTGGCGCAGCTCGGGCTCGTCTCGGAAACCGAATCCTACATCCAGATCCGCACGGCCGGCGTGGGCGAATCGATGCTCGAAACGCGCTTCCAGCCGATCTTCGACCGGTTCCCCGGGCTCGGCATCGCCTATTGCGCGCACCAATGGCAGGTCGATTGCCGCGTGAGCTCGCCGGACGGCAAATACTCCCGCGCGACGCTCGAAGCCATCGCCGACGAGTGCGCGTCGCTGCTCGGCGACGACTTCGTGTGCTTCGGCCACGACTCGCTGGCGAAAGTCGCCGCGGACCACCTGCGCCAGGGCGGACGCACGCTGGCGGTGGCCGAGTCCTGCACCGGTGGATTGCTCTCAAACAGCTTCACGGACATCTGCGGCGCTTCGAAATTCTTCATGGGCGGCATCGTCGGCTACAGCAACGACGCGAAGATGCTGCTCCTCGATTGCCCCGAATGCCTGCTCTCGCAACACGGCGCGGTCAGCGCCGAGTGCGCGGTGGCGATGGCGTGCGGCGTGGCGGAACAGCTCAGCGCCGACTACGGCCTGGCGATCACGGGCTACGCCGGTCCGACCGCGAGCGGCAAGTGCTGCGACGACAACGGCGTCGGCACGATCTTCATCGGCCTGCATTCGCCGGCCGGCGACTGGTCGAAAAAACTCAGCTATCCCGGCCAGCGCCCGGCGGTGAAGCAGCGCGCGGTCACGGCCGCGATCGACTGGCTGCGCCGCGAAATCGTCCGCGAAGCGCGCCGCGCGACGAGTCCGTTGGTGAATTGAGGCGGGCGCCCGGAGCGGCGCGCGACGAGTTCATAAATAGCGGTTGCACACCGACGTGGGGAACGGCTGTCTTCCGCGCGCGGGCCAGCCAATATCCATGAAAATCGCTGCGTTTCTAGCCACGCTCGTCGTGCGTCTGATCGGTGTGAATTGGGTCTGGTCGTCGCTGACGACGGCCATCGGAGTTTTCAACAC
This portion of the Opitutia bacterium genome encodes:
- a CDS encoding excinuclease ABC subunit UvrC; protein product: MPESRSIDAIREKVRALPDTPGVYLMKDRLGRIIYVGKAKSLKKRVSSYFQPGRTRQLRHQPKIRTLIEMIADFETIDVKSEPEALLLEGKLIKQWRPKYNTDFTDDKRFLLVRVNLEHEMPHFALTRFRKEDRSRYFGPFAHSGLLRRTLATMRKQYGVLLGDAHPIKLPDGRYQLYEDVRAELYGWPNEVTSADYRARVEQACDFLDGKSREWLDELREEMKARAAKQEYEKAAELRDVVLALERTLSKTRKFTRDLTQLRPNEEALRLLGEALSLPGPPAHMECFDISHISGTFVVASMVHFADGVPDKNNYRRFSIKSFIGNDDFRAMEEVVGRRYRRLIEERKQFPDLVVIDGGRGQIAAALKAFLALECPPPKMIGLAKKHETIIFPDGRDPLNLPLGHPGLNILQRLRDEAHRFANTYNADLRSRKIRESILDDFPGLGEKRKNALLAHFGSIDRLRAATPEEIAQAEGIGPKFAAELHAFLAAPAEPGAQPD
- a CDS encoding CinA family nicotinamide mononucleotide deamidase-related protein, whose translation is MAASPSNNSQPASAGKSSPRFELVTLGDELLLGLTANSHLTWIGAQLGRRGVQLDRNVTISDDADTIARQFRESWARADVIITTGGLGPTCDDRTREVVAEVLGQELVFDPALMAAIEERFAKFNRTCTPNNRKQAFRFSRGEVFPNPNGTAPGLWAQQDGKVLVMLPGPPNELQPMFTDQVLPLLAQLGLVSETESYIQIRTAGVGESMLETRFQPIFDRFPGLGIAYCAHQWQVDCRVSSPDGKYSRATLEAIADECASLLGDDFVCFGHDSLAKVAADHLRQGGRTLAVAESCTGGLLSNSFTDICGASKFFMGGIVGYSNDAKMLLLDCPECLLSQHGAVSAECAVAMACGVAEQLSADYGLAITGYAGPTASGKCCDDNGVGTIFIGLHSPAGDWSKKLSYPGQRPAVKQRAVTAAIDWLRREIVREARRATSPLVN